A stretch of the Corvus moneduloides isolate bCorMon1 chromosome 8, bCorMon1.pri, whole genome shotgun sequence genome encodes the following:
- the LRRTM3 gene encoding leucine-rich repeat transmembrane neuronal protein 3 isoform X3, with amino-acid sequence MGFNVIRLLSGSAVALVIAPTVLLTMLSSAERGCPKGCRCEGKMVYCESQKLQEIPSSISAGCLGLSLRYNSLQKLKYNQFKGLNQLTWLYLDHNHISNIDENAFSGIRRLKELILSSNRISYFLNNTFRPVTNLRNLDLSYNQLQSLGSEQFRGLRKLLSLHLRSNSLRTIPVRIFQDCRNLELLDLGYNRIRSLARNVFAGMIRLKELHLEHNQFSKLNLALFPRLVSLQNLYLQWNKISVIGQTMSWTWSSLQRLDLSGNEIEAFSGPSVFQCVPNLQRLNLDSNKLTFIGQEILDSWISLNDISLAGNIWECSRNICSLVNWLKSFKGLRENTIICASPKELQGVNVIDAVKNYSICGKSTTERFELARALPKPTFKPKLTRPKHDSKPPLPPTIGATESSSEPEHDTEHISFHKIIAGSVALFLSVLVILLVIYVSWKRYPASMKQLQQRSLMRRHRKKKRQSLKQMTPSTQEFYVDYKPTNTETSEMLLNGTGPCTYNKSGSRECEV; translated from the exons ATGG gtTTCAATGTAATTAGGCTACTGAGCGGATCAGCTGTAGCTCTGGTAATAGCCCCTACTGTATTACTGACAatgctttcttctgctgaaCGAGGATGCCCTAAGGGCTGTAGGTGTGAAGGCAAAATGGTATATTGTGAATCTCAGAAATTGCAGGAGATTCCCTCAAGTATATCTGCTGGTTGTTTAGGTTTGTCCCTTCGATATAACAGCCTCCAAAAACTAAAATACAATCAATTTAAAGGTCTTAATCAACTCACCTGGCTCTATTTAGACCATAACCACATCAGCAATATTGACGAAAATGCTTTCAGTGGAATACGCAGACTAAAAGAGTTGATCTTGAGTTCCAACAGAATCTCCTATTTTCTTAATAATACCTTCAGACCTGTGACAAATCTCCGGAATTTGGATCTGTCATACAATCAGCTGCAGTCTCTGGGATCTGAACAGTTCAGGGGCTTAAGGAAGCTGCTGAGTTTACATTTGCGGTCCAATTCCCTACGAACCATCCCTGTTCGAATATTTCAAGATTGTAGGAACCTTGAACTCTTGGACCTGGGTTATAATCGCATCCGAAGTTTAGCAAGGAATGTCTTTGCAGGTATGATCAGACTGAAAGAGCTTCATCTGGAGCACAATCAATTTTCTAAGCTCAACCTGGCACTTTTTCCAAGGCTAGTCAGCCTTCAAAACCTTTATTTACAGTGGAATAAAATCAGTGTGATAGGACAAACTATGTCCTGGACCTGGAGCTCATTACAAAGACTTGATTTATCTGGCAATGAAATAGAAGCTTTCAGTGGACCCAGTGTTTTTCAGTGTGTGCCCAATTTACAGCGCCTCAACCTGGATTCAAACAAGCTCACATTTATTGGTCAAGAAATTTTGGATTCTTGGATATCTCTCAATGACATCAGCCTTGCCGGGAATATATGGGAATGCAGTAGAAACATTTGCTCTCTGGTAAACTGGCTTAAAAGTTTTAAAGGGTTGAGGGAAAATACAATTATTTGTGCCAGCCCCAAAGAGCTGCAAGGGGTGAATGTTATTGATGCAGTGAAAAACTACAGCATCTGTGGCAAGAGTACCACGGAAAGGTTTGAACTAGCACGAGCTCTCCCAAAGCCAACGTTTAAACCAAAACTCACCAGGCCTAAACATGACAGCAAGCCCCCTCTGCCCCCAACTATTGGAGCCACCGAATCCAGCTCCGAGCCCGAGCACGACACAGAACACATCTCCTTCCATAAAATCATAGCAGGCAGCGTGGCTCttttcctgtctgtgctggTGATCCTGCTGGTGATCTATGTGTCATGGAAGCGTTACCCTGCCAGCatgaagcagctgcagcagcgcTCTCTCATGAGAaggcacaggaaaaagaaaagacagtcGCTGAAGCAAATGACTCCAAGCACACAGGAATTTTATGTAGATTACAAACCTACCAACACTGAAACCAGTGAGATGCTGCTGAATGGAACAGGACCCTGCACGTATAACAAATCAGGCTCCAGGGAATGCGAG